One window of Equus caballus isolate H_3958 breed thoroughbred chromosome 3, TB-T2T, whole genome shotgun sequence genomic DNA carries:
- the HAS3 gene encoding hyaluronan synthase 3 isoform X2 translates to MVMVFISGSFPLFWAQPRENALTPIDWRCCLLPDPTSAFSLQMPVQLTTALRVVGTSLFALAVLGGILAAYVTGYQFIHTEKHYLSFGLYGAILGLHLLIQSLFAFLEHRRMRRAGRPLKPPSSLQRSVALCIAAYQEDPDYLRKCLRSAQRIAFPDLKVVMVVDGNRQEDAYMLDIFHEVLGGTEQAGFFVWRSNFHEAGEGETEASLQAGMDRVRDVVRASTFSCIMQKWGGKREVMYTAFKALGNSVDYIQVCDSDTVLDPACTIEMLRVLEEDPQVGGVGGDVQILNKYDSWISFLSSVRYWMAFNVERACQSYFGCVQCISGPLGMYRNSLLQQFLEDWYHQKFLGSKCSFGDDRHLTNRVLSLGYRTKYTARSKCLTETPTKYLRWLNQQTRWSKSYFREWLYNSLWFHKHHLWMTYESVVTGFFPFFLIATVIQLFYRGRIWNILLFLLTVQLVGIIKATYACFLRGNAEMIFMSLYSLLYMSSLLPAKIFAIATINKSGWGTSGRKTIVVNFIGLIPVSIWVAVLLGGLAYTAYCQDLFSETELAFLVSGAILYGCYWVALLMLYLAIIARRCGKKPEQYSLAFAEV, encoded by the exons atggtaatggTTTTTATCAGTGGGTCGTTTCCCCTATTCTGGGCCCAGCCCAGAGAAAATGCCCTCACTCCCATTGACTGGAGATGCTGCCTCCTGCCTGACCCCACATCTGCCTTCTCCCTCCAGATGCCGGTGCAGCTGACGACAGCCCTGCGTGTGGTGGGCACCAGCCTGTTTGCCCTGGCAGTGCTGGGTGGCATCCTGGCAGCTTACGTGACAGGCTACCAGTTCATCCACACAGAAAAGCACTACTTGTCCTTCGGCCTGTACGGTGCCATCCTGGGCCTGCACCTGCTCATCCAGAGCCTGTTTGCCTTCCTGGAGCACCGGCGCATGCGGCGGGCCGGCCGGCCACTGAAGCCACCCTCCTCACTGCAGCGCTCAGTGGCACTCTGCATCGCCGCATACCAAGAGGACCCCGACTACTTGCGCAAGTGCCTGCGCTCGGCCCAGCGGATTGCCTTCCCCGACCTCAAGGTGGTCATGGTGGTAGATGGCAATCGCCAGGAGGACGCTTACATGCTAGACATCTTCCATGAGGTGCTAGGTGGCACCGAGCAAGCCGGCTTCTTTGTGTGGCGCAGCAACTTCCATGAGGCGGGTGAGGGGGAGACAGAAGCCAGCCTGCAGGCGGGCATGGACCGTGTGCGGGATGTGGTGCGGGCCAGCACCTTCTCGTGCATCATGCAGAAGTGGGGAGGCAAGCGAGAGGTCATGTACACAGCCTTCAAGGCCCTTGGCAATTCGGTGGATTACATCCAG GTCTGCGACTCTGACACTGTGCTGGATCCAGCCTGCACCATTGAGATGCTTCGAGTCCTGGAGGAGGATCCTCAAGTAGGGGGAGTCGGGGGAGATGTCCAA ATCCTCAACAAGTACGATTCGTGGATCTCTTTCCTGAGCAGCGTGCGGTATTGGATGGCTTTCAACGTGGAGCGGGCCTGCCAGTCCTACTTTGGCTGTGTGCAGTGTATCAGCGGGCCCTTGGGCATGTACCGCAACAGCCTCCTCCAGCAATTCCTGGAGGACTGGTACCACCAGAAGTTCCTAGGCAGCAAGTGCAGCTTTGGGGATGACCGGCACCTCACCAACCGAGTCCTCAGCCTCGGCTATAGGACTAAGTATACAGCCCGCTCCAAGTGCCTCACAGAGACCCCCACCAAATACCTGCGGTGGCTCAACCAGCAGACCCGCTGGAGCAAGTCTTACTTCCGAGAGTGGCTCTACAACTCTCTGTGGTTCCATAAGCACCACCTCTGGATGACCTACGAATCAGTGGTCACAggtttcttccccttcttcctcatTGCCACGGTCATACAGCTGTTCTACCGTGGGCGCATCTGGAAcattctcctcttcttgctgacGGTGCAGCTGGTGGGCATTATCAAGGCTACCTATGCCTGCTTCCTTCGGGGCAATGCAGAGATGATCTTCATGTCCCTCTACTCCCTTCTCTATATGTCCAGCCTCTTGCCAGCCAAGATCTTTGCCATTGCTACCATCAACAAGTCTGGCTGGGGCACCTCTGGCCGAAAAACCATTGTGGTGAACTTCATTGGCCTCATCCCTGTGTCCATCTGGGTGGCAGTCCTTCTGGGAGGGCTGGCCTATACAGCTTATTGCCAGGATCTGTTCAGTGAGACAGAGCTAGCTTTCCTTGTCTCTGGGGCCATCCTGTATGGCTGCTACTGGGTGGCCCTCCTCATGTTGTATCTGGCCATCATTGCCCGGAGATGTGGGAAGAAGCCAGAGCAGTATAGCTTAGCTTTTGCTGAGGTGTGA
- the HAS3 gene encoding hyaluronan synthase 3 isoform X1, with product MPVQLTTALRVVGTSLFALAVLGGILAAYVTGYQFIHTEKHYLSFGLYGAILGLHLLIQSLFAFLEHRRMRRAGRPLKPPSSLQRSVALCIAAYQEDPDYLRKCLRSAQRIAFPDLKVVMVVDGNRQEDAYMLDIFHEVLGGTEQAGFFVWRSNFHEAGEGETEASLQAGMDRVRDVVRASTFSCIMQKWGGKREVMYTAFKALGNSVDYIQVCDSDTVLDPACTIEMLRVLEEDPQVGGVGGDVQILNKYDSWISFLSSVRYWMAFNVERACQSYFGCVQCISGPLGMYRNSLLQQFLEDWYHQKFLGSKCSFGDDRHLTNRVLSLGYRTKYTARSKCLTETPTKYLRWLNQQTRWSKSYFREWLYNSLWFHKHHLWMTYESVVTGFFPFFLIATVIQLFYRGRIWNILLFLLTVQLVGIIKATYACFLRGNAEMIFMSLYSLLYMSSLLPAKIFAIATINKSGWGTSGRKTIVVNFIGLIPVSIWVAVLLGGLAYTAYCQDLFSETELAFLVSGAILYGCYWVALLMLYLAIIARRCGKKPEQYSLAFAEV from the exons ATGCCGGTGCAGCTGACGACAGCCCTGCGTGTGGTGGGCACCAGCCTGTTTGCCCTGGCAGTGCTGGGTGGCATCCTGGCAGCTTACGTGACAGGCTACCAGTTCATCCACACAGAAAAGCACTACTTGTCCTTCGGCCTGTACGGTGCCATCCTGGGCCTGCACCTGCTCATCCAGAGCCTGTTTGCCTTCCTGGAGCACCGGCGCATGCGGCGGGCCGGCCGGCCACTGAAGCCACCCTCCTCACTGCAGCGCTCAGTGGCACTCTGCATCGCCGCATACCAAGAGGACCCCGACTACTTGCGCAAGTGCCTGCGCTCGGCCCAGCGGATTGCCTTCCCCGACCTCAAGGTGGTCATGGTGGTAGATGGCAATCGCCAGGAGGACGCTTACATGCTAGACATCTTCCATGAGGTGCTAGGTGGCACCGAGCAAGCCGGCTTCTTTGTGTGGCGCAGCAACTTCCATGAGGCGGGTGAGGGGGAGACAGAAGCCAGCCTGCAGGCGGGCATGGACCGTGTGCGGGATGTGGTGCGGGCCAGCACCTTCTCGTGCATCATGCAGAAGTGGGGAGGCAAGCGAGAGGTCATGTACACAGCCTTCAAGGCCCTTGGCAATTCGGTGGATTACATCCAG GTCTGCGACTCTGACACTGTGCTGGATCCAGCCTGCACCATTGAGATGCTTCGAGTCCTGGAGGAGGATCCTCAAGTAGGGGGAGTCGGGGGAGATGTCCAA ATCCTCAACAAGTACGATTCGTGGATCTCTTTCCTGAGCAGCGTGCGGTATTGGATGGCTTTCAACGTGGAGCGGGCCTGCCAGTCCTACTTTGGCTGTGTGCAGTGTATCAGCGGGCCCTTGGGCATGTACCGCAACAGCCTCCTCCAGCAATTCCTGGAGGACTGGTACCACCAGAAGTTCCTAGGCAGCAAGTGCAGCTTTGGGGATGACCGGCACCTCACCAACCGAGTCCTCAGCCTCGGCTATAGGACTAAGTATACAGCCCGCTCCAAGTGCCTCACAGAGACCCCCACCAAATACCTGCGGTGGCTCAACCAGCAGACCCGCTGGAGCAAGTCTTACTTCCGAGAGTGGCTCTACAACTCTCTGTGGTTCCATAAGCACCACCTCTGGATGACCTACGAATCAGTGGTCACAggtttcttccccttcttcctcatTGCCACGGTCATACAGCTGTTCTACCGTGGGCGCATCTGGAAcattctcctcttcttgctgacGGTGCAGCTGGTGGGCATTATCAAGGCTACCTATGCCTGCTTCCTTCGGGGCAATGCAGAGATGATCTTCATGTCCCTCTACTCCCTTCTCTATATGTCCAGCCTCTTGCCAGCCAAGATCTTTGCCATTGCTACCATCAACAAGTCTGGCTGGGGCACCTCTGGCCGAAAAACCATTGTGGTGAACTTCATTGGCCTCATCCCTGTGTCCATCTGGGTGGCAGTCCTTCTGGGAGGGCTGGCCTATACAGCTTATTGCCAGGATCTGTTCAGTGAGACAGAGCTAGCTTTCCTTGTCTCTGGGGCCATCCTGTATGGCTGCTACTGGGTGGCCCTCCTCATGTTGTATCTGGCCATCATTGCCCGGAGATGTGGGAAGAAGCCAGAGCAGTATAGCTTAGCTTTTGCTGAGGTGTGA
- the DERPC gene encoding decreased expression in renal and prostate cancer protein translates to MKEPRIFPRERPTPWTRAPLPPRGRLDSSLGPQGGPVLNTGHPLGMNSDPFLMATGSLGGNLAPFPRNPSPFPTSSGSLASNPAPFPAGARDPSMATFPRGMNPTGTGAVSFPRPGGLLGPGPGPALNPRAGALPGPGPLSNPRLGGLPGPGPMSNPRAGGLLGTGPDPRSGGPMGPGSGPNLRAGVLLTSGNGPPNPRPVGLGPGPSPNLRSGFVGTNPGPRSGMFPGPGLGPNPRASGLGPGLGPNPRGGGLGPGSNVDTRASGLLGTGSGLNLRMAGPQGLDLAPILRAAGLLGANSASFSQASGNMGTSPSSMARIPGPIGPNSGPGSRGIGLPAPNPSPMSRAPGPIGPNSAHFSRPAGPMGVNANPFPRGTGSGGLNPAAFSQSSGTLASNPTTFQRSASLQGSSPAIFPRASGPLGPNPANFPRATGLQGPSPATFPRSTGPLGPGQVTFPRSAPGPLGSSPAGPVGINPAPFARPTGTLGLNPASFPRMNGPVGKTLVPFPRVGSLPGTNPAAFPRPGGPMAAMYPNGMLPP, encoded by the coding sequence ATGAAAGAACCCCGGATTTTCCCTAGAGAGCGGCCAACTCCTTGGACTCGTGCTCCGCTGCCACCTCGAGGACGGCTTGACAGTTCCCTGGGACCACAGGGGGGTCCTGTTCTAAACACAGGCCACCCACTGGGCATGAACTCGGATCCTTTCCTTATGGCAACCGGTTCTCTTGGAGGAAATCTGGCCCCATTTCCAAGGAACccatctccttttccaacttCATCAGGCTCACTGGCTTCAAATCCAGCACCTTTCCCTGCTGGTGCTCGAGACCCAAGCATGGCAACTTTTCCAAGAGGGATGAATCCCACTGGCACAGGTGCAGTTTCTTTCCCAAGGCCAGGTGGCCTCTtaggcccaggcccagggccagctCTAAACCCTAGAGCAGGAGCTCTTCCAGGCCCAGGGCCTCTCTCTAACCCGAGGTTAGGGGGTCTCCCAGGACCAGGTCCTATGTCCAACCCAAGGGCAGGTGGTCTCCTGGGAACAGGTCCTGACCCCAGAAGTGGTGGCCCCATGGGTCCTGGATCTGGACCTAACCTGAGAGCAGGTGTCCTGTTGACTTCTGGGAATGGTCCTCCCAATCCTAGGCCCGTTGGCCTGGGCCCTGGACCAAGTCCCAATCTAAGATCAGGCTTTGTAGGTACAAATCCTGGCCCAAGGTCAGGTATGTTTCCAGGCCCAGGCCTTGGGCCCAACCCAAGAGCAAGTGGCCTGGGCCCAGGCCTTGGGCCAAACCCAAGGGGAGGTGGCCTTGGCCCAGGGTCTAATGTGGACACCAGAGCGAGTGGCCTCTTAGGCACAGGATCTGGTCTTAACTTAAGAATGGCTGGACCTCAAGGCCTAGATCTTGCTCCCATTCTAAGAGCAGCAGGTCTTCTAGGAGCAAATTCAGCTTCTTTTTCACAGGCTTCTGGAAACATGGGCACAAGCCCATCCTCCATGGCAAGAATACCTGGCCCCATAGGCCCAAACTCTGGTCCTGGCTCTCGGGGAATTGGCCTTCCAGCGCCAAATCCATCTCCCATGTCAAGGGCTCCTGGCCCCATAGGGCCTAATTCAGCTCATTTTTCAAGGCCAGCTGGCCCCATGGGGGTAAATGCTAATCCCTTCCCAAGGGGGACAGGTTCAGGGGGACTGaacccagctgctttctctcAGTCTTCTGGCACATTGGCTTCAAACCCAACTACCTTCCAGAGGTCTGCCAGCCTCCAGGGCTCAAGTCCAGCAATTTTCCCAAGAGCCTCTGGGCCACTAGGCCCCAACCCAGCTAACTTCCCAAGGGCCACTGGCTTACAGGGTCCAAGTCCAGCTACCTTCCCAAGGTCTACTGGTCCATTAGGCCCTGGTCAGGTTACCTTCCCCAGGTCAGCTCCTGGGCCCCTGGGCTCTTCTCCAGCAGGCCCTGTGGGTATCAACCCAGCACCTTTTGCAAGGCCAACTGGGACTCTGGGTCTAAACCCAGCTTCTTTTCCAAGGATGAATGGCCCTGTAGGCAAGACTTTAGTCCCATTTCCTAGAGTGGGGAGCCTCCCTGGCACAAACCCAGCTGCTTTCCCGAGACCAGGGGGTCCAATGGCTGCAATGTACCCAAATGGAATGTTACCCCCTTAA
- the CHTF8 gene encoding chromosome transmission fidelity protein 8 homolog, with protein sequence MVQIVISSAGAGGLAEWVLMELQGEIEARYSTGLAGNLLGDLHYTTEGIPVLIVGHHILYGKIIHLEKPFAVLVKHTPGEQDCDELGCETGTRYLVTALIKNKILFKTRPKPIITNVPKKV encoded by the exons ATGGTACAAATTGTTATTTCCAG TGCTGGGGCTGGAGGCCTGGCAGAATGGGTGCTGATGGAGCTACAGGGGGAGATCGAGGCTCGCTACAGCACTGGATTAGCTGGAAACCTCCTGGGAGACCTACATTACACCACTGAG GGAATCCCTGTGCTGATCGTGGGGCATCATATCCTGTATGGGAAGATCATCCACCTGGAGAAACCTTTTGCTGTCCTTGTCAAACACACTCCTGGGGAGCAGGACTGTGATGAGCTTGGCTGTGAGACTGGCACCCGGTACCTGGTGACAGCACTCATCAAAAACAAGATCCTTTTCAAAACTCGCCCCAAGCCCATTATCACCAACGTCCCCAAGAAAGTATGA